In Myxococcus guangdongensis, a single window of DNA contains:
- a CDS encoding efflux RND transporter periplasmic adaptor subunit, with product MSKVKKVVITGVAAVLIGAGVYATQQGTQPKAPERSAAVAVVERRDMEVVAESAGLVEPLRVVEVKSRASGEVLRVLFDTGDKVEKDALLAEIDPRDVQNALEQAQADLESARVRLNTTDAQRQRMESLRQSGYVTQQEYESAIDAFATARAAKVRAETNLQLAKERSRDVTIRAPSSGTLLERQIQPGQIIASAISNVSGGNTLFKMADLSVMQVRAKVDETDVGQLKAGLKARVTMEAYPGRTFIGEVVKIEPQALVEQNVTLFPVLVRLDNPEGLLRPGMNAEVAIEISRRRDAITVPNSAVVGLRDARAAALAVGLTEESVRSLMRPTGGSGNAGAPGGDAAPRPEGAADKGAVAPAGATPVNVRAQAAEPGAEGGGRRNRGGGREGRQGTGDTRPGIVFVKGPNGPEPRRVTLGLSDWESSEVLSGLTEGDQVMLVSVAQLQQQQQQRSERMRQSAGMIPGAGGGGMRGGR from the coding sequence GTGAGCAAGGTGAAGAAGGTGGTCATCACGGGTGTCGCGGCGGTGCTGATTGGCGCGGGCGTGTACGCCACCCAGCAGGGAACCCAGCCGAAGGCGCCCGAGCGCTCGGCGGCGGTGGCCGTCGTGGAGCGCCGGGACATGGAGGTCGTCGCGGAGTCCGCGGGCCTGGTGGAGCCCCTGCGCGTGGTGGAGGTGAAGTCCAGGGCCTCCGGCGAGGTGCTCCGCGTGCTCTTCGACACCGGCGACAAGGTGGAGAAGGACGCGCTCTTGGCGGAGATCGACCCGCGCGACGTGCAGAACGCGCTCGAGCAGGCCCAGGCGGACCTGGAGTCCGCGCGGGTGCGGCTGAACACGACGGACGCCCAGCGTCAGCGCATGGAGTCGCTGCGGCAGTCCGGCTACGTCACCCAGCAGGAGTACGAGTCCGCCATCGACGCGTTCGCCACGGCGCGGGCGGCCAAGGTGCGCGCGGAGACGAACCTCCAGCTCGCCAAGGAGCGCAGCCGGGACGTCACCATCCGCGCGCCCAGCTCCGGCACGCTGCTGGAGCGGCAGATTCAACCCGGGCAGATCATCGCCTCGGCCATCTCCAACGTGTCCGGCGGCAACACGCTGTTCAAGATGGCGGACCTGTCGGTGATGCAGGTGCGCGCCAAGGTGGACGAGACGGACGTGGGCCAGCTCAAGGCGGGCCTCAAGGCGCGCGTGACGATGGAGGCCTACCCGGGCCGGACGTTCATCGGCGAGGTCGTGAAGATCGAACCGCAGGCGCTGGTGGAGCAGAACGTCACCCTCTTCCCGGTGCTGGTGCGCCTGGACAACCCCGAGGGCCTGCTGCGGCCGGGCATGAACGCGGAGGTGGCGATTGAGATCTCGCGCCGGCGGGACGCCATCACCGTCCCCAACTCCGCCGTCGTGGGCCTGCGGGACGCCCGCGCCGCGGCGCTCGCGGTGGGGCTGACCGAGGAGTCCGTGCGATCGCTGATGCGGCCGACGGGCGGCAGCGGCAACGCGGGGGCGCCGGGCGGTGACGCGGCCCCGCGTCCCGAGGGCGCGGCGGACAAGGGCGCGGTGGCCCCGGCTGGAGCGACGCCGGTGAACGTGCGCGCGCAGGCCGCGGAGCCGGGCGCGGAGGGCGGAGGCCGTCGCAACCGGGGCGGTGGACGCGAGGGCCGTCAGGGCACGGGCGACACGCGGCCGGGAATCGTCTTCGTGAAGGGGCCGAACGGACCGGAGCCGCGCCGGGTCACGCTGGGGCTGAGCGACTGGGAGAGCTCCGAGGTGCTGAGCGGCCTGACGGAGGGTGACCAGGTGATGCTCGTGTCGGTGGCGCAGCTCCAGCAGCAACAGCAGCAGCGCTCGGAGCGCATGCGTCAGTCGGCCGGGATGATTCCGGGCGCGGGCGGCGGCGGAATGCGCGGCGGACGGTAG
- a CDS encoding ABC transporter ATP-binding protein, protein MNDTTGAPADKARDIADVVIRAEGLRKDYTMGSEVVRALRGVDVIIRRNEYVAVMGPSGSGKSTFMNLIGCLDVPSDGQYWLNGQPVAGMTENALARIRNRELGFVFQSFNLLPRASALDNVALPLVYARVPKKLRLERAAAMLDKVGLGSRKDHRPNELSGGQRQRVAIARALVTQPALLLADEPTGALDSRTGEEIMALFGELHSQGQTLMLVTHESDIAAHAQRVLFLKDGVIERDELKKN, encoded by the coding sequence ATGAACGACACGACAGGAGCACCGGCCGACAAGGCGCGCGACATCGCGGACGTGGTCATCCGAGCGGAGGGCCTGCGCAAGGACTACACCATGGGCTCGGAGGTGGTGCGCGCGCTGCGCGGCGTGGACGTCATCATCCGCCGCAACGAGTACGTGGCCGTCATGGGCCCGTCCGGCTCGGGCAAGTCCACCTTCATGAACCTCATCGGCTGCCTGGACGTGCCGAGCGACGGCCAGTACTGGCTCAACGGCCAGCCGGTGGCGGGCATGACGGAGAACGCGCTGGCGCGCATCCGCAACCGCGAGCTGGGCTTCGTGTTCCAGAGCTTCAACCTGCTGCCCCGCGCGTCCGCGCTCGACAACGTGGCGCTGCCTCTGGTGTACGCGCGCGTGCCCAAGAAGCTCCGCCTGGAGCGCGCCGCGGCCATGCTGGACAAGGTGGGCCTGGGCAGCCGCAAGGACCACCGCCCCAACGAGCTGTCCGGCGGTCAGCGCCAGCGCGTGGCGATTGCACGTGCATTGGTGACGCAGCCCGCGCTGCTGCTCGCGGACGAGCCCACGGGCGCGCTCGACAGCCGCACGGGCGAGGAGATCATGGCCCTCTTCGGGGAGCTGCACTCGCAGGGACAGACGCTGATGCTCGTCACGCACGAGTCGGACATCGCGGCGCACGCGCAGCGGGTGCTGTTCCTGAAGGACGGCGTCATCGAGCGGGACGAGCTGAAGAAGAACTGA
- a CDS encoding TolC family protein gives MKRRPQRLTALTLGMLGVVVVPGTGLAGATKGATLMPVDAPTKVALLGLAQASAVPTPAEAATPPTESSAPSEAVPTDLGITKQAQAEVPSVSLEEAIARALKTNPSVAQSEGNVTNAAAAERSAVGAYIPTLSASASGSLSSTQRVEPVTGAVINGSADNYSAGLSTGWNVFTGGQRSATREQTKAQSGAASAQLRAQRASAVLDVQRAYYEVLRGTGLENVARSRIERARQNEEAAQRRLAVGSATRSDLLRAQLDHTTARDALRTAETQRASASLSLGRLIGAEGAVEAKGTENLDPKPLAISDQSLVSELEAQAPAVLAAASTLSATAAGVDVAKATYLPTVRLSAGYDWFNQDPSFNGGRTSWNVRLGLSYPIFDGFLREERVQRAKTAEVVSQVQLADTRRAVRTGAHQALNQLRLSADRIGLSEQSVEVAREDLKVQEERYRLGATTILELLTSQENLVQAEINLVSSRFDYRIAHAELEALAGRQL, from the coding sequence TTGAAGAGGCGGCCCCAGCGGCTGACGGCGCTGACCCTGGGGATGCTCGGCGTGGTGGTGGTGCCCGGTACGGGCCTGGCGGGCGCGACGAAGGGCGCCACGCTGATGCCCGTGGATGCGCCCACGAAGGTCGCCCTCCTGGGCCTCGCCCAGGCGAGCGCGGTGCCCACTCCGGCGGAGGCCGCGACACCTCCCACGGAGTCGAGCGCTCCGAGCGAGGCGGTGCCCACGGACCTGGGCATCACGAAGCAGGCCCAGGCGGAGGTGCCGAGCGTCTCGCTCGAGGAGGCCATCGCGCGAGCGCTGAAGACGAACCCGTCGGTGGCGCAGTCCGAGGGCAACGTCACCAACGCGGCCGCCGCCGAGCGCAGCGCCGTGGGTGCGTACATCCCCACGCTGTCAGCGAGCGCGAGCGGCTCGCTCTCCAGCACCCAGCGCGTCGAGCCGGTGACGGGCGCCGTCATCAACGGCTCGGCCGACAACTACAGCGCGGGCCTGAGCACCGGGTGGAACGTCTTCACCGGCGGCCAGCGCAGCGCCACGCGCGAGCAGACCAAGGCCCAGTCGGGCGCGGCCTCCGCGCAGCTGAGGGCTCAGCGCGCCAGCGCGGTGCTCGACGTGCAGCGTGCGTACTACGAGGTCCTCCGCGGCACGGGCCTGGAGAACGTGGCGCGCTCGCGAATCGAGCGGGCCCGACAGAACGAGGAGGCCGCGCAGCGTCGGTTGGCGGTGGGCTCGGCGACGCGCTCGGACCTGCTGCGCGCGCAGCTGGACCACACCACGGCCCGCGATGCCCTGCGCACGGCGGAGACCCAGCGCGCCTCGGCGTCCTTGTCGCTCGGGCGGCTCATCGGCGCGGAGGGCGCGGTGGAGGCCAAGGGCACGGAGAACCTGGACCCGAAGCCGCTCGCCATCTCCGACCAGTCGCTGGTGTCGGAGCTGGAGGCGCAGGCGCCCGCGGTGCTCGCGGCGGCCTCCACGCTGAGCGCCACCGCGGCGGGCGTGGACGTGGCCAAGGCCACCTACCTGCCGACGGTGCGCCTGTCGGCCGGCTACGACTGGTTCAACCAGGACCCGAGCTTCAATGGCGGCAGGACGAGCTGGAACGTCCGTCTGGGCCTCTCCTACCCCATCTTCGACGGCTTCCTGCGCGAGGAGCGCGTGCAGCGGGCGAAGACGGCGGAGGTGGTGTCGCAGGTGCAGCTCGCGGACACGCGGCGCGCGGTGCGCACCGGTGCCCACCAGGCGCTCAACCAGCTGCGCCTGTCCGCCGACCGCATCGGCCTCTCCGAGCAGTCGGTGGAGGTGGCGCGCGAGGACCTCAAGGTGCAGGAAGAGCGCTACCGTCTGGGGGCCACCACCATCCTGGAGCTGCTGACGTCCCAGGAGAACCTGGTCCAGGCGGAGATCAACCTCGTGTCCTCGCGCTTCGACTATCGCATCGCGCACGCGGAGCTGGAGGCGCTCGCCGGGAGGCAGCTGTGA